In Deinococcus maricopensis DSM 21211, one genomic interval encodes:
- a CDS encoding LysM peptidoglycan-binding domain-containing C40 family peptidase — translation MKTFRALILAVAAVSSAAHAASTYTVKPGDTLYKVAQVNKMDPVALMKLNGLNSTTIQVGQKLKVSGATATASAPQAAAKPAPANGNAVIRTAASRYLNIRYVLGGTSARGIDCSGYTQAVFKQLGVNLPRTARSQFGVGRSVPRGDLRSGDLVFFNTTGAGVSHVGIYLGNGEFANANSYQGRTIIEKMNSTYWATRYVGARRVL, via the coding sequence ATGAAAACGTTCCGTGCTTTGATCCTCGCGGTCGCCGCTGTCTCCAGCGCTGCTCACGCCGCCTCCACCTACACCGTCAAACCCGGCGACACGCTGTATAAAGTCGCGCAGGTCAACAAAATGGACCCCGTCGCCCTGATGAAGCTCAACGGCCTGAACAGCACCACCATCCAGGTCGGCCAGAAGCTCAAGGTCAGCGGCGCCACCGCCACCGCCAGCGCCCCCCAGGCCGCGGCCAAACCGGCCCCCGCGAACGGCAACGCCGTCATCCGCACCGCCGCCAGCCGCTACCTCAACATCCGTTACGTCCTGGGCGGCACCAGCGCCCGCGGCATCGACTGCAGCGGCTACACGCAGGCCGTCTTCAAACAGCTCGGTGTGAACCTCCCCCGCACCGCCCGCAGCCAGTTCGGCGTGGGCCGCTCCGTGCCCCGCGGCGACCTGCGCAGCGGCGACCTCGTGTTCTTCAACACCACCGGCGCCGGCGTCTCGCACGTGGGCATCTACCTCGGCAACGGCGAATTCGCGAACGCCAACAGCTACCAGGGCCGCACCATCATCGAGAAGATGAACAGCACCTACTGGGCCACCCGCTACGTCGGCGCCCGCCGCGTCCTGTAA
- a CDS encoding uracil-DNA glycosylase codes for MTRRRAIADLEATARGCTACRLRATCTQVVVADGNPDAPLLILGEGPGGDEDRLGRPFVGRAGQLLDKILGAVGLTRDDAYISNIVKCRPPANRTPEPDEIEVCTRLWLSGQLALLRPRVIVTLGNVPTQYMLGTRTGITRTRGQWYTYAQAERLWTAPLLPMFHPAYLLRNDTRAPGGPKSLTWRDIQAVKAALDGAPTPDANERPPDAAQTRLL; via the coding sequence ATGACCCGCCGCCGCGCCATCGCCGACCTCGAAGCCACCGCCCGGGGCTGCACCGCCTGCCGCCTGCGCGCCACCTGCACCCAGGTCGTCGTCGCCGACGGCAACCCCGACGCGCCCCTGCTGATCCTCGGCGAAGGCCCCGGCGGCGACGAGGACCGCCTCGGCCGCCCCTTCGTGGGCCGCGCCGGCCAACTGCTCGACAAGATCCTCGGCGCCGTCGGCCTCACCCGCGACGACGCCTACATCAGCAACATCGTCAAATGCCGACCACCAGCCAACCGCACGCCCGAACCCGACGAAATCGAGGTGTGCACCCGCCTGTGGCTCAGCGGGCAGCTCGCGCTGCTGCGCCCCCGCGTCATCGTCACGCTCGGCAACGTCCCCACGCAGTACATGCTCGGCACCCGCACCGGCATCACCCGCACGCGCGGTCAGTGGTACACCTACGCGCAGGCGGAGCGCCTGTGGACCGCGCCGCTCCTGCCGATGTTCCACCCCGCCTACCTGCTCCGCAACGACACCCGCGCGCCCGGCGGCCCCAAAAGCCTCACGTGGCGTGACATCCAGGCCGTGAAAGCCGCCCTTGACGGCGCGCCCACCCCGGACGCCAACGAGCGCCCGCCCGACGCCGCCCAGACCCGCCTGCTCTGA
- a CDS encoding outer membrane lipoprotein carrier protein LolA: protein MKRTLTLTLAVAACGSLASAQTAKDIISRVDAAQKNARDVSFKVSGTANVESSSQKIDFDVKAIPAQSLARVTFNAPDSLADNVIVADKQTVRNYLYLTNQITETPLNKAAGQAGLGGVDFTQLTNTAALLRNYDVKLVGTTSSGGAKLYQLEASMGGAGDRTRVWITDAGWRPTRVQVLSTGGKVVADLNVTNYKVNAGLTVTALRSLPKDAQVIRR, encoded by the coding sequence ATGAAGAGAACCCTGACTCTCACGCTTGCGGTGGCGGCCTGCGGCAGCCTCGCGAGTGCACAAACGGCCAAGGACATCATCAGCCGCGTGGACGCCGCGCAGAAGAACGCGCGTGACGTCAGCTTCAAGGTGAGCGGCACCGCGAACGTGGAAAGCAGCAGCCAGAAGATCGACTTTGACGTGAAGGCCATTCCGGCGCAGTCGCTGGCCCGCGTGACCTTCAACGCCCCGGACAGCCTCGCGGACAACGTGATCGTCGCGGACAAGCAGACGGTCCGCAACTATCTGTACCTCACGAACCAGATCACCGAGACGCCGCTGAACAAGGCGGCGGGGCAGGCGGGCCTGGGCGGCGTGGACTTCACGCAGCTGACGAACACGGCGGCGCTGCTGCGCAACTACGACGTGAAACTGGTCGGCACGACCTCGTCGGGCGGTGCGAAGCTCTACCAGCTCGAGGCGAGCATGGGCGGCGCGGGCGACCGGACGCGTGTGTGGATCACGGACGCCGGGTGGCGCCCCACGCGTGTGCAGGTGCTGAGCACAGGCGGGAAGGTCGTCGCGGACCTGAACGTCACGAACTACAAGGTGAACGCGGGCCTGACGGTGACGGCGCTGCGCTCGTTGCCGAAGGACGCGCAGGTCATCCGCCGCTGA